A window from Chiloscyllium punctatum isolate Juve2018m chromosome 3, sChiPun1.3, whole genome shotgun sequence encodes these proteins:
- the LOC140453676 gene encoding uncharacterized protein encodes MTSNSNYKTRFPRFQSSCEPTDRGLMDPEQEVIDLCTHVDCPEPEQVIQDKNYKEMQYSAIQWIETKVDGMDLVCAVEFGLKILLNYAAFNNAEETIVPVTAPWGATGHLVNGTISQKHEVLLAPQVKSPPAPTDPTVKFKNISDGWYFVRAIDRKLEEKQYEEHVLEFVKDLEEDNQPFEAGIFSLNFFSRCGLMDMAFLKASK; translated from the exons ATGACGAGTAACAGCAATTACAAAACCCGTTTTCCCAGGTTTCAGAGTTCCTGTGAACCAACTGACAGAGGGTTAATG GATCCCGAGCAGGAGGTGATTGACCTCTGTACTCATGTTGACTGTCCAGAGCCAGAACAAGTCATCCAGGACAAG AATTATAAAGAGATGCAATACTCAGCCATCCAATGGATTGAAACAAAGGTTGATGGAATGGATCTGGTTTGTGCAGTGGAGTTTGGTTTGAAAATTCTTCTCAATTATGCAGCTTTTAACAATGCTGAAG AAACAATCGTTCCTGTCACTGCACCTTGGGGAGCTACAGGACACTTGGTAAATGGAACAATTTCACAGAAGCATGAGGTGCTTCTCGCTCCTCAAGTCAAGAGTCCACCAGCACCTACAGATCCAACGGTTAAATTCAAAAACATATCTGATGGTTGGTACTTTGTCAG GGCAATTGATAGGAAACTGGAAGAGAAACAATATGAAGAACATGTGCTTGAATTCGTGAAGGATTTGGAAGAAGACAACCAACCCTTTGAAGCAGGAatattttctcttaatttctttaGCAGATGTGGGCTAATGGATATGGCTTTTCTTAAAGCTTCCAAATGA